Proteins from a genomic interval of Niabella soli DSM 19437:
- the rimO gene encoding 30S ribosomal protein S12 methylthiotransferase RimO: MKAKTLKKDKVNIITLGCSKNMVDSEVLSGQLQANDINVVHENKKLDHNIVVVNTCGFIDKAKEESINTILEQVEFKKRGKLDKVYVTGCLSERYKLNLEEQIPEVDAFFGTMELPLILKQFEADYKTELLGERLLATPRHYAYMKISEGCNRTCSFCAIPLMRGKHVSKIMEELVAEAEGLVKKGVKEVMLIAQELTYYGLDIYKKRMLPDLLNRLADIKGLEWIRLHYAYPTKFPLEILDVMRQRDNICNYLDMPLQHASDNMLNAMKRQITRAEMEDLVSAIREKVPGICLRTTLIAGFPGETRDDIEELKQFLAKERFDRVGIFTYSHEEDTSAYKLADTISQEEKEQRAQEVMEFQQEISYELNQEKIGKTFKTLIDKKEAGRYIGRTEFDSVEVDNEVIITGAEKLKIGEFYNVKIEKAYDYDLEGVVME, encoded by the coding sequence TTGAAAGCAAAAACGTTAAAGAAAGATAAGGTAAATATTATTACGCTGGGCTGCAGCAAGAACATGGTGGATAGTGAAGTATTGAGCGGACAGCTACAAGCCAATGATATCAATGTGGTGCATGAAAATAAAAAACTGGATCATAATATAGTGGTGGTGAATACCTGCGGGTTTATTGATAAGGCGAAAGAAGAAAGTATCAACACCATCCTGGAACAAGTAGAATTTAAAAAGCGCGGCAAGCTGGACAAGGTTTACGTTACCGGCTGTTTGAGCGAGCGCTATAAGTTGAACCTGGAAGAACAAATACCGGAAGTAGATGCCTTTTTCGGTACCATGGAGCTTCCCCTGATACTGAAACAATTTGAGGCGGATTATAAGACGGAATTGCTGGGCGAGCGGCTGCTGGCCACCCCCAGGCATTATGCGTATATGAAAATATCCGAAGGCTGTAACCGCACCTGTTCTTTTTGTGCCATCCCACTGATGCGGGGTAAACACGTCAGCAAAATCATGGAAGAGTTGGTGGCCGAAGCGGAAGGGCTGGTGAAAAAGGGCGTGAAAGAGGTAATGCTGATCGCCCAGGAGCTAACCTATTACGGCCTGGATATTTATAAAAAACGGATGCTGCCCGACCTGCTGAACCGGCTGGCGGATATAAAGGGGCTGGAGTGGATCCGCCTGCATTATGCCTATCCTACAAAGTTTCCGCTGGAGATATTAGACGTAATGCGGCAACGCGATAATATCTGCAATTACCTGGATATGCCCCTGCAGCACGCTTCCGATAATATGCTAAATGCGATGAAGCGCCAGATCACCCGGGCCGAAATGGAGGACCTGGTAAGCGCGATCCGCGAAAAAGTACCGGGCATTTGTTTGCGTACCACGCTCATTGCCGGCTTCCCCGGTGAAACACGGGATGATATTGAAGAACTAAAACAGTTTTTGGCCAAAGAGCGGTTCGACCGGGTGGGCATCTTTACCTATTCTCATGAAGAAGATACCAGCGCTTATAAACTGGCGGATACTATCTCCCAGGAAGAAAAGGAGCAAAGAGCTCAGGAGGTAATGGAGTTTCAGCAGGAGATTTCCTATGAACTAAATCAGGAAAAAATAGGAAAAACCTTTAAAACGCTTATTGATAAAAAAGAAGCGGGTCGTTATATTGGCCGTACGGAGTTTGACAGCGTAGAAGTGGATAATGAAGTGATCATTACCGGCGCCGAAAAACTAAAGATTGGGGAGTTCTATAATGTGAAGATCGAAAAAGCTTATGATTACGACCTGGAAGGGGTGGTAATGGAATGA
- a CDS encoding pirin family protein encodes MNTVLHKANTRGDANHGWLHSRHTFSFANYYDPQRMQFGALRVLNDDSVAGGMGFGTHPHNNMEIISIPLEGDLEHKDSMGTSAVIKAGDVQLMSAGTGIRHSEYNKNKDQEVKFLQIWVLPNKMNVAPRYDQLTLNPADRKNQIQQIISPNPDDAGLWMHQDAWFSVADFDKDYRETYTLKKQGNGVYVFVLKGSVKVNDTELNERDGLGAWDTDAITISATTDGSFLLMEVPMNA; translated from the coding sequence ATGAATACTGTTTTACACAAAGCCAACACCCGGGGCGATGCCAATCATGGCTGGTTGCATAGCCGTCATACTTTTAGTTTTGCCAATTATTACGACCCGCAACGCATGCAGTTCGGCGCTTTGCGCGTATTAAATGACGATAGTGTGGCAGGTGGCATGGGCTTTGGCACCCACCCGCATAACAATATGGAGATCATTTCTATTCCCCTGGAAGGAGACCTGGAGCACAAGGACAGCATGGGCACCAGCGCGGTCATCAAAGCTGGTGATGTCCAATTGATGAGCGCCGGAACCGGTATCCGCCACAGCGAGTACAATAAAAATAAAGACCAGGAAGTAAAATTTTTACAGATCTGGGTGCTGCCCAATAAAATGAATGTTGCCCCCCGGTACGATCAACTGACGTTGAACCCGGCTGACCGCAAGAACCAGATTCAGCAGATTATTTCTCCAAACCCTGACGACGCCGGCTTGTGGATGCACCAGGACGCCTGGTTTTCAGTGGCTGATTTTGATAAGGACTATAGGGAAACCTATACCTTGAAAAAACAGGGAAACGGCGTATATGTATTTGTACTGAAGGGCAGTGTTAAAGTAAATGATACAGAACTGAATGAACGGGATGGTCTGGGCGCATGGGATACGGACGCTATCACGATCAGCGCCACGACTGATGGGTCATTTTTGCTGATGGAAGTACCAATGAACGCTTAA
- a CDS encoding SMP-30/gluconolactonase/LRE family protein, with protein MKYILLGCTLFWCNILQAQEAPPFFDSLHIVSSTAGLNRIDARFAFTEGPVADRQGRVYFTDQPNNRIWRYNLDGGLTEFKRESGRANGLDIDRQGNIIACADENDELWSITPDGRVTVLLGKVDGKKLNGPNDLWIDKKGGIYFTDPYYQRDYWTRKQPDMKGQYVYYLPKGATQPVVVSDELVKPNGITGSADGKHLFVADIGDNKTYKFTINANGSLSNKKLFVPKGADGIVLDEKGNLYLTKGGITVYNPTGVKIAYIPVPEETSNICFGGAQKNILFITARTSVYFVPMNVKGQQAVQGK; from the coding sequence ATGAAATATATTTTACTGGGTTGTACGCTCTTTTGGTGTAACATCCTGCAAGCGCAAGAGGCGCCGCCTTTTTTTGATTCACTGCATATTGTCAGCTCAACTGCAGGCTTGAACCGGATCGATGCCCGGTTTGCATTTACAGAGGGGCCGGTGGCTGATCGTCAGGGAAGGGTTTATTTTACCGATCAGCCGAACAACCGTATCTGGCGTTATAATCTTGATGGGGGCCTGACAGAATTTAAGCGGGAATCTGGTCGCGCCAATGGGTTGGATATCGACCGCCAGGGAAATATTATTGCCTGCGCCGATGAAAATGATGAGCTATGGTCCATTACCCCTGATGGAAGAGTGACCGTGCTTTTAGGTAAAGTAGACGGTAAAAAATTAAATGGCCCCAATGACCTGTGGATCGATAAAAAAGGCGGTATCTATTTTACAGACCCTTATTACCAGCGCGATTACTGGACGCGCAAGCAACCAGATATGAAAGGGCAATATGTGTACTACCTGCCAAAAGGTGCCACCCAGCCGGTTGTGGTTTCGGATGAGTTGGTGAAGCCAAATGGTATCACAGGTTCTGCGGACGGAAAACATTTATTTGTTGCAGATATTGGAGATAACAAGACTTATAAGTTCACTATCAATGCAAACGGAAGTTTATCGAATAAAAAATTATTTGTACCAAAGGGTGCAGACGGCATTGTTCTGGATGAAAAAGGCAATCTTTATTTAACAAAGGGCGGCATAACCGTCTATAACCCCACCGGGGTGAAAATTGCCTATATCCCGGTTCCCGAGGAAACTTCCAATATCTGCTTTGGCGGCGCTCAAAAGAATATCCTTTTTATTACGGCGCGAACCAGTGTGTATTTTGTACCAATGAATGTGAAAGGGCAACAGGCGGTTCAGGGCAAGTAA
- a CDS encoding alpha/beta hydrolase, with translation MKRFTFCLFLSICITPMVKAQKEIRLYNTVPNSKNAANIEKADTGKDGITRISNVSDPTLLVFEPEQKNKRPGTAIIICPGGGYSILAFDHEGTKVAKVVNEWGVTAFVLKYRLPDDRTMVDKTIGPLQDAERAIQWVREHAKEYNIDPHKVGIMGFSAGGHLASTLSTHYAEQLVDNPHKISFRPDFSVLGYPVISFSDSIGHLGSRNKLIGPAPSPAMIARFSNELQVTKNTPPAFLVHAKDDKGVPWRNSEDYYEALQKNGVAAKVYYYEKGGHGFGLNNKTSDVKWMDVLRGWLVQEGFLSK, from the coding sequence ATGAAACGATTCACTTTCTGCCTGTTTCTATCGATATGTATAACGCCTATGGTTAAAGCGCAAAAAGAGATACGGCTGTATAACACCGTTCCCAACAGTAAAAACGCTGCGAATATTGAAAAGGCGGATACCGGGAAAGACGGCATTACCCGCATCAGCAATGTATCTGATCCAACGCTATTGGTTTTTGAGCCGGAACAGAAAAATAAACGACCGGGTACGGCAATCATTATTTGTCCGGGAGGCGGCTATTCTATCCTGGCTTTTGATCATGAAGGAACCAAAGTAGCAAAAGTTGTAAATGAATGGGGTGTTACTGCCTTTGTTTTGAAATACCGTTTGCCTGATGACCGCACAATGGTGGATAAAACCATCGGTCCGCTGCAGGATGCTGAGCGCGCTATACAATGGGTGCGGGAGCATGCAAAAGAGTATAATATCGATCCCCATAAAGTTGGGATTATGGGCTTTTCCGCTGGCGGACACCTGGCCAGTACGCTATCCACTCATTATGCCGAACAACTGGTCGATAATCCTCACAAGATTTCCTTCCGTCCTGATTTTTCGGTATTGGGGTACCCTGTGATCAGCTTTAGCGACAGCATTGGTCATTTGGGTAGTCGCAATAAACTTATTGGCCCGGCGCCTTCTCCGGCGATGATAGCGCGTTTTTCCAATGAGCTACAGGTGACTAAAAATACCCCGCCGGCATTCCTGGTACATGCAAAGGATGATAAGGGAGTGCCCTGGCGCAACAGCGAAGATTACTACGAAGCCCTGCAAAAGAACGGAGTTGCAGCCAAAGTGTATTATTATGAAAAGGGAGGGCATGGTTTTGGGTTGAATAATAAAACCTCTGATGTAAAATGGATGGATGTTTTACGAGGGTGGTTAGTGCAGGAGGGATTTTTGTCGAAATAA
- a CDS encoding DUF4268 domain-containing protein: protein MYSKNEASLLKKEFWTAFGTYMKPIPSASGQFINWVNYKTGIKHLYFRADVTKRQASVSVEIVHSDNEERATLFEKLSMVQSLFAATTSGEWFWQPEVYDENGQPISRIIIVKENLNIFNKADWPGIISFLKEQLTGLDAFWILVKDSFEV from the coding sequence ATGTATAGTAAAAATGAAGCTTCTTTGTTGAAAAAGGAATTTTGGACAGCTTTTGGAACCTATATGAAACCGATCCCCAGCGCCAGCGGCCAATTTATAAACTGGGTTAATTACAAGACGGGCATTAAGCATCTGTACTTCCGGGCGGATGTCACCAAGCGGCAGGCCAGTGTATCCGTAGAAATAGTACATTCAGACAATGAGGAACGGGCGACCCTGTTTGAAAAATTAAGTATGGTTCAGTCGTTGTTTGCAGCAACAACAAGTGGCGAATGGTTCTGGCAGCCGGAAGTATATGACGAGAACGGTCAGCCCATTTCCCGGATCATCATCGTAAAGGAAAATCTCAATATCTTTAATAAGGCGGACTGGCCGGGGATCATTTCTTTTCTTAAAGAACAACTGACTGGTCTGGACGCTTTCTGGATATTGGTTAAAGATAGTTTTGAAGTATAA
- a CDS encoding polyprenol monophosphomannose synthase: protein MEKIVIIPTYNERENAELIIRAVMELPGDFHVLIVDDGSPDGTADIVRKLQQEFAGRLFLEERKGKLGLGTAYIHGFKWSLDQGYQYIFEMDADFSHNPKDLVRLYEACVNGADLAIGSRYVKGGGVVNWPADRIFISKGGSLYTRLITWMPIKDPTAGFICYTAKVLNAINFDNINFVGYAFQIEMKYAAWKLGFTVKEVPIIFQDRTKGQSKMNKGILKEGIFGVLNLRWQSLFKKYRKKVSSV, encoded by the coding sequence GTGGAGAAGATAGTAATTATACCAACCTATAATGAACGGGAAAATGCAGAGTTGATCATCAGGGCGGTAATGGAATTGCCGGGTGATTTTCATGTATTGATCGTGGATGACGGGTCGCCGGATGGAACGGCAGATATCGTCAGAAAGCTGCAACAGGAATTTGCCGGTCGCTTGTTCCTGGAAGAACGGAAAGGAAAGTTAGGGTTGGGTACCGCTTATATACATGGATTTAAATGGAGTTTGGATCAAGGGTATCAATATATATTTGAGATGGATGCCGACTTTTCCCATAATCCCAAGGATTTAGTACGTTTATATGAAGCTTGTGTAAACGGAGCGGACCTTGCTATCGGCAGCCGTTATGTAAAGGGCGGCGGGGTAGTGAACTGGCCGGCGGACCGTATTTTTATTTCGAAGGGCGGGTCCTTATATACGCGGCTGATCACCTGGATGCCCATTAAAGATCCCACTGCGGGATTTATTTGCTACACTGCAAAAGTGCTTAATGCCATCAATTTTGATAACATCAATTTTGTGGGTTATGCCTTCCAGATCGAAATGAAATATGCCGCCTGGAAGCTGGGTTTTACCGTTAAAGAAGTACCCATCATTTTCCAGGACCGCACCAAAGGACAATCAAAAATGAATAAGGGGATTTTAAAGGAGGGTATATTCGGAGTATTGAATCTTCGCTGGCAGAGCTTATTTAAAAAGTATAGAAAAAAGGTTTCAAGTGTTTGA
- a CDS encoding 3'-5' exonuclease, whose translation MLQLTKPLAFIDLETTGVNPGADRIVEIAIIKLLPDGTRSVKRKLINPGIPIPPANSEIHGITDDMVKDAPSFVQAAQELKQVLDGCDLAGYNSNRFDIPLLVEEFMRAGVDFDMKGRKLVDVQNVFHKMEQRTLSAAYKFYCNKSLDGAHSAEVDATATCEVLLAQLVRYPELGTTIDTINKAIGEEPIVDFARRFVMDNGVEVFNFGKYKGRGVADVLKAEPQYYDWMMKGDFPQHTKQKLTEIFTRSKLKKS comes from the coding sequence ATGTTACAACTTACCAAGCCCCTTGCATTTATTGACCTGGAAACCACCGGAGTAAATCCGGGCGCAGACCGTATCGTAGAAATCGCTATAATAAAATTGCTGCCCGATGGAACCCGGTCCGTGAAAAGAAAACTGATCAACCCGGGCATTCCAATTCCCCCGGCTAATTCAGAAATCCACGGTATTACGGATGATATGGTAAAGGATGCACCTTCTTTTGTACAGGCGGCGCAGGAGCTGAAGCAGGTGCTGGACGGTTGCGACCTGGCGGGATATAATTCAAACCGGTTCGATATTCCTTTGCTTGTTGAAGAATTTATGCGTGCGGGGGTTGATTTTGATATGAAAGGGCGCAAACTGGTGGATGTACAAAACGTATTTCATAAAATGGAACAACGTACCCTAAGCGCTGCCTATAAATTTTATTGCAATAAAAGCCTGGATGGGGCGCATTCTGCGGAAGTGGACGCCACCGCAACCTGCGAAGTGCTGCTGGCGCAATTGGTACGGTATCCCGAACTGGGAACTACCATTGACACCATTAATAAAGCGATAGGCGAGGAACCAATTGTTGATTTTGCCCGCCGTTTTGTAATGGATAACGGGGTGGAAGTATTTAACTTTGGAAAATATAAAGGCCGGGGTGTGGCAGATGTGCTAAAGGCAGAGCCCCAGTACTACGATTGGATGATGAAAGGCGATTTCCCGCAACATACCAAACAAAAACTTACAGAAATTTTTACCAGGAGTAAACTAAAGAAGAGCTAA
- the hisG gene encoding ATP phosphoribosyltransferase translates to MQEKLRIAVQKSGRLSEDSLKLLKECGIGVPNGNNQLKINAENFDAEILFLRDDDIPEYVQDGVADIGFVGENVMLEKNKATDIVERLGYGKCRLSIALPKTRKKLAIKDLDGMKIATSYPFILNKWLKQNKIKADIHVISGSVEIAPRIGLADAICDLVSSGSTLFSNELYEFETILKSEAVLISGKKLSPARKQLLEKLLFRIRAVKKAKYNKYVLLNAPNKSIEKICAYLPGINSPTIIPLAKEGWSSVHSVISESDFWNVIEKLKAAGAEGILIIPIEKMIE, encoded by the coding sequence ATGCAGGAAAAATTAAGGATCGCAGTTCAAAAATCAGGGAGGCTCAGTGAAGACTCGTTAAAGCTGTTGAAAGAATGTGGCATCGGGGTGCCCAATGGCAACAACCAGCTCAAGATCAATGCGGAAAATTTTGACGCCGAGATTTTGTTTTTGAGGGATGACGACATTCCCGAATACGTACAGGACGGAGTGGCCGACATTGGTTTTGTAGGGGAAAATGTGATGCTCGAGAAAAACAAAGCCACCGATATCGTGGAGCGCCTGGGCTATGGTAAATGCCGCCTTTCCATTGCATTGCCCAAGACCCGGAAAAAATTGGCCATCAAAGACCTGGACGGGATGAAAATTGCCACCAGCTATCCTTTCATTCTTAACAAGTGGTTAAAACAAAATAAAATAAAAGCCGACATTCATGTAATCAGCGGCTCAGTAGAAATTGCCCCCCGCATTGGTCTGGCCGATGCTATCTGCGACCTGGTGAGCTCCGGCAGCACCTTGTTCAGCAATGAACTGTACGAATTTGAAACCATTCTGAAGTCAGAAGCGGTGTTGATCTCGGGTAAAAAATTAAGTCCGGCACGCAAGCAACTGCTGGAGAAATTATTATTCCGTATCCGCGCGGTAAAAAAAGCCAAATACAATAAGTATGTGCTGCTGAACGCGCCCAATAAAAGCATTGAAAAGATCTGCGCCTATTTGCCGGGCATCAACAGCCCTACGATCATTCCCCTGGCCAAGGAAGGCTGGAGCTCGGTGCACTCGGTGATCAGTGAGTCCGACTTCTGGAACGTGATCGAAAAACTGAAAGCGGCCGGCGCCGAAGGGATATTGATCATCCCGATTGAGAAGATGATTGAGTAA
- the hisD gene encoding histidinol dehydrogenase has product MKLYKYPSFELWPEICRRPVQDAQQILPVVSGIIKDVQQKGDAALRSFAKKFDGVDLPELAVTAAEIKQAAAAVPPQLKAALKQAKQNIEAFHRSQKEPVQKITPLKGVTCWRESRPVEKVGLYIPGGSAPLFSTVLMLGLPARIAGCKEVILCTPCNKEGKVHPAVLYAASLCGITKIFKTGGAQAIAAMAYGTESIPRVFKIFGPGNQYVTVAKQLVQNKVAIDMPAGPSEVLVIADETAQADFVAADLLAQAEHGPDSQVILVSTNAALIKKTERAITQQLKVLPRNAIAAKALAHARFVLVKNKEQAVALSDFYAPEHLILACKTSTRLLKSITTAGSVFIGNYSPESVGDYASGTNHTLPTNGYAAAYSGVSLDSFYKKITFQQLSVQGLQAIAGTVTTMAEAEGLQAHANAVTVRIKNKQ; this is encoded by the coding sequence GTGAAACTTTACAAATATCCATCTTTTGAACTTTGGCCGGAGATCTGCCGCCGTCCGGTGCAGGATGCGCAGCAGATCTTGCCGGTGGTAAGCGGCATTATAAAAGACGTGCAGCAAAAGGGAGACGCGGCATTAAGATCCTTCGCGAAAAAATTTGACGGCGTGGATCTTCCTGAACTTGCCGTAACCGCAGCGGAGATCAAACAAGCCGCCGCCGCAGTACCTCCGCAACTAAAAGCCGCCCTGAAACAGGCGAAGCAAAATATTGAAGCCTTTCACCGTTCTCAAAAAGAGCCGGTACAAAAAATCACTCCGCTAAAGGGCGTCACCTGCTGGCGTGAAAGCCGGCCGGTTGAAAAAGTTGGTTTGTATATTCCGGGAGGATCGGCACCCTTATTTTCAACAGTGTTAATGCTAGGCTTGCCCGCCCGCATCGCAGGGTGTAAAGAGGTGATCCTGTGCACCCCTTGCAACAAAGAGGGCAAAGTGCACCCTGCAGTGCTTTATGCCGCATCCCTTTGTGGAATTACAAAAATCTTTAAGACAGGCGGCGCCCAGGCCATTGCTGCCATGGCCTATGGCACGGAAAGCATTCCCCGGGTATTTAAGATCTTTGGCCCGGGGAACCAGTACGTGACCGTGGCAAAGCAATTGGTGCAAAATAAGGTGGCGATCGACATGCCCGCGGGACCCTCAGAAGTATTAGTTATCGCCGATGAAACAGCCCAGGCGGATTTTGTAGCCGCCGACCTGCTGGCCCAGGCCGAGCATGGCCCCGATTCGCAGGTGATCCTCGTCAGCACTAACGCAGCATTGATCAAAAAGACGGAGCGCGCTATCACCCAACAATTAAAAGTGTTGCCCCGTAATGCCATAGCCGCAAAGGCATTGGCACATGCACGTTTTGTGCTGGTAAAAAACAAGGAGCAGGCGGTAGCGCTTTCCGACTTTTATGCGCCGGAGCACCTGATCCTGGCCTGTAAAACCAGCACCCGCCTGTTAAAAAGCATTACCACTGCAGGATCTGTTTTTATTGGTAATTATTCCCCCGAAAGTGTGGGTGATTATGCCAGCGGCACCAACCATACCCTGCCCACCAATGGCTATGCCGCTGCTTACAGTGGCGTATCGCTGGATAGTTTTTATAAAAAGATCACCTTCCAGCAATTGAGCGTACAGGGCCTGCAGGCAATCGCCGGCACGGTAACCACCATGGCAGAGGCAGAAGGACTGCAGGCGCATGCCAATGCGGTTACTGTTAGAATAAAAAATAAGCAATAA
- the hisC gene encoding histidinol-phosphate transaminase, whose amino-acid sequence MDFNLDYLVRDNIRNLAPYSTARHEFSGEASVMLDANENAIGSPVTLDINGQQELLNRYPDPVQTKLKQRISEIKGMPVEHIFTGNGSDEAIDVLIRIFCEPGFDNIITLPPTYGMYGVAAAINNIKVKEVPLNAGFQMDIQAIADAVDEYTKILFICSPNNPSGNSINRQDIEIILNNFDGIVVVDEAYINYARQKTWSLQLTDHPNLVVLQTLSKAWGLAALRLGLAFASKEIIHLMNNVKYPYNINIATQELALQGLQNVDQVNAWTRDCIEQRGWLEKELQQLPFTQKVYPSDANFLLVKMTGANAIFSYLQQKGIIVRNRSSVPGCADCLRITVGTVEENKALMKTLKDYQG is encoded by the coding sequence ATGGATTTCAACTTAGATTATCTGGTAAGAGACAATATCAGGAACCTCGCCCCCTACTCTACGGCCCGGCACGAATTCAGCGGGGAAGCCAGTGTAATGCTGGATGCCAACGAAAATGCGATCGGTTCTCCAGTAACATTGGATATAAACGGGCAACAGGAACTGCTGAACCGGTACCCCGACCCGGTACAAACAAAGCTCAAACAGCGCATCAGCGAAATAAAAGGAATGCCGGTTGAACATATTTTTACCGGCAATGGCAGCGACGAAGCCATTGATGTGTTGATCCGTATTTTTTGTGAACCGGGGTTCGACAATATCATTACCCTTCCTCCCACCTATGGCATGTATGGTGTGGCTGCCGCTATTAATAATATAAAGGTTAAGGAAGTGCCGCTGAATGCCGGTTTCCAGATGGATATACAGGCCATTGCCGATGCGGTGGATGAATATACCAAGATCCTCTTCATCTGTTCTCCCAACAATCCCAGCGGCAACAGTATTAACCGGCAGGACATTGAGATCATCCTGAACAATTTTGATGGCATCGTGGTGGTGGACGAAGCCTATATTAACTACGCCAGACAAAAAACCTGGTCGCTGCAACTGACAGACCATCCCAACCTGGTAGTGCTGCAGACCCTTTCCAAAGCCTGGGGACTGGCGGCATTGCGCCTGGGACTAGCCTTTGCAAGCAAGGAGATTATCCATTTGATGAACAACGTAAAATATCCTTATAATATAAATATTGCCACGCAGGAACTGGCCTTGCAAGGCTTACAAAATGTAGACCAGGTAAACGCCTGGACCCGCGACTGCATTGAACAACGCGGCTGGCTGGAAAAAGAATTGCAGCAATTGCCTTTCACACAAAAAGTATATCCTTCTGATGCCAATTTCCTGCTGGTAAAAATGACCGGCGCTAATGCGATCTTTAGTTATCTTCAGCAGAAAGGTATCATTGTCCGCAACCGTAGTTCGGTTCCGGGTTGTGCAGACTGTTTGCGGATTACGGTGGGCACGGTTGAGGAAAATAAGGCATTGATGAAAACGTTGAAAGACTATCAGGGGTAA
- the hisB gene encoding bifunctional histidinol-phosphatase/imidazoleglycerol-phosphate dehydratase HisB, which translates to MKKVLFIDRDGTLIYEAPPTYQLDSIDKVTFYPGMFTWLGKIAREMDYELVMVTNQDGLGTANFPEETFWPTQNLVMRNLEADGIHFAEVFIDKTYPEENAPTRKPGTGMLTKYINNPDYDLDGSFVIGDRITDIQLAKNLGCKGIWLVQDETLGAAEIADSVKELESIIALKTTNWQDIYALLQLKSRVVHHVRNTNETKITIDIDLDGTGQCHIDTGLGFFDHMLHQLGRHSGMNLSIVTKGDLHIDEHHTIEDTAIALGEALHLALGNKAGIERYGFYLPMDDALVQVGLDFGGRPWLVWDAPFKREKIGEMPTEMFYHFFKSLSDGARMNLNIKAEGENEHHKIEAIFKGLAKAIKMAIKRTPGNDQLPSTKGIL; encoded by the coding sequence ATGAAAAAAGTATTATTTATAGACAGGGACGGCACGCTGATTTACGAAGCGCCGCCTACTTATCAACTGGACTCGATCGATAAAGTAACCTTTTACCCCGGCATGTTTACCTGGCTGGGTAAAATAGCGCGGGAAATGGATTATGAATTGGTCATGGTTACCAACCAGGATGGCCTGGGTACGGCAAATTTCCCGGAGGAAACCTTCTGGCCTACACAAAACCTGGTAATGCGGAACCTGGAAGCCGACGGCATTCATTTTGCCGAAGTGTTCATTGACAAAACCTACCCGGAAGAAAACGCCCCCACCCGTAAACCAGGCACCGGGATGCTTACAAAATATATCAACAACCCTGACTATGACCTGGACGGTTCCTTTGTGATCGGCGACCGGATCACCGATATTCAACTGGCTAAAAACCTCGGCTGCAAAGGCATCTGGCTGGTACAGGATGAAACGCTGGGGGCTGCTGAAATCGCTGATTCTGTAAAAGAACTTGAATCCATCATTGCATTAAAGACCACCAACTGGCAGGATATTTATGCACTGCTTCAGCTAAAATCGCGGGTAGTGCATCATGTGCGGAATACCAATGAAACTAAGATCACCATCGACATTGACCTGGACGGAACCGGCCAGTGCCATATTGATACCGGCCTTGGATTTTTTGATCATATGCTGCACCAGTTGGGCCGCCACAGCGGGATGAACTTAAGCATTGTGACCAAAGGCGATCTGCATATTGACGAACATCATACCATTGAAGATACGGCCATCGCCCTGGGCGAAGCGCTGCATCTGGCTTTGGGCAACAAGGCCGGCATTGAGCGCTACGGTTTTTACCTGCCCATGGATGATGCACTGGTGCAGGTGGGATTGGATTTTGGCGGCCGTCCCTGGCTGGTATGGGACGCACCCTTTAAACGCGAAAAGATCGGCGAAATGCCTACCGAAATGTTTTATCATTTCTTTAAATCGCTTAGTGATGGTGCACGGATGAACCTGAACATAAAAGCCGAAGGCGAAAATGAGCATCACAAAATCGAAGCTATTTTCAAAGGCCTTGCCAAGGCTATCAAAATGGCTATTAAACGGACACCGGGCAATGATCAGTTGCCCAGCACGAAAGGAATATTGTAG